Genomic window (Roseivirga sp. 4D4):
TTTGTGATATGGCTGCAGATTGGCGTATTAAAATGGCGGTAGGAAAGGGATTCCCAGTATTTGCTCTTTACGATGTATATAAACCAAAAATGATAGACTCAGGTATTCCGGTCAAAGGAAACCTTAAGGATTTGATAACACGGTCGGAGATCATCATCGATTGTACTCCGAAAGGAGCAGTTAAGAGGAATATTGGGCTGTATCAAAGTGCTGGGCTGAAGTTTATTCTTCAGGGTGGTGAGAAGCATGAGCTAACAGGTCACTCTTTCAGTGCGGAAAATAACTATACCTCTGCAATAGATAGAAGTTCTACACGGGTGGTCTCCTGTAATACCACTTCCATTCTTAGAACACTTACACCAATAAAAAATGCGGGCTTATTAAAAAGGGCCAGGGGTACTCTTTTGAGAAGAGCCACGGACCCCTGGGAGAGCCACTTAGGGGGAATAATGAACACCCTGGTTCCCGAAAAGGATATTCCCAGCCATCAGGGACCAGATGTACAAACGGTAGATTCGGATATTGATGTAATTACCACAGCAGTAAAAGTGCCTCAAACCTTAAGTCACTTACATTACTGGAATGTACAGCTAACCAGAAAAGCAGATAAACAAGAAATTCTGGATGCATTCAAAGAATCGACCCGAATCCAAATGATCCGGTATGAAGACGGACTATCAGCGAACAATGCCATTAAAGAGTGTATGATGGCCAAAGGCAGGCCTTACGGAGATATGTATGAGGTAGCCCTATGGGAGGATATGTTGAAAACAGAAGGAGATGAACTGTTTTATGCTTATGTGGTAGATAATCAGGCGATTGTTATTCCCGAAACCATCGATGCCATCCGTGCCCTCACGGGAATGGAAACTTCTGCCGAAATCTCCATTGAAAAGACCAATACAAGCCTTGGGATTCTTTGAAAGGAAAAAGATGTTTGACAACGAAATAAAAACTCTCAGCTCTCTTAATACCTATCTGAAAAAACTGGTAGAAGGCAGGCTTTGGCTAAAAGTGGTTATTGCCCTGTTTGCAGGTGTAGGTTTTGGCCTTCTGCTCAGCCCTCAAAACGGCTGGGTAGGTAATGAGACTGCGGATACACTGGGGAATTACCTGGCTCTGCCGGGAACGCTGTTTCTCAAGCTGGTACAAATGATTATGATCCCTCTGATCATTGCCTCCATTATAACCGGTATAGCCAGCAACAACAAAGAGAGTCTAAAAAAGCTTGGAGGAGGCGTACTCATATACTTCATTGCCACTACGAGCATATCGGTGGCAATAGGTGCTGGTTTGGCAATACTTTTTCAACCAGGGCGCTATCTTCATCAACAATCAGTGGCAGATCATCAGGTTGCTTCCGAAAACCAAGTTCCGGAAGCCTCATTTGGTTTGAATAGCATTCCTGACGCCATTTCTAACTTACTCCCTGAAAATCCGCTGGCCTCTATGGTCAGTGGAGAAATGCTGAGCATAGTCATATTTACAATTATCATAGGTGTTGCAGTTCTTTCGTTGCCACATGAATTATTGAGACCTGTCAAACTCTTATTAAGCGCTATTCAGGAGATTTGTATGACCGTAGTGAGATGGGCAATGTTGTTGGTGCCTGTTGCAGTGTTTGGTCTCATGGCCCAACTCACTTCCAGTGTTGGCCTGAGCTCACTAACCGGGCTCGGTTACTATGTTTTAGTTGTATTACTCGGCTTACTCATGCTGGTGATTATTTATCTTCTACTAGTGGGGCTTTTGTCAAAAGCCAACCCATTTCAATTCTTGAAAAAAATTATTGATGTCCAATTGTTGGCATTTTCTACCACCAGTTCAGCAGCCGTGATGCCCTTGTCACTTAAAACGGCAGAAGAGAAGCTGAATGTCGATAAAACCATAAGCAATTTTATCATTCCTATTGGTGCCACAGTCAATATGGATGGGACAGCACTGTACCAAACCATAACCACCCTTTTTATAGCACAAGCCTATGGCCTTGAAATGAGTCTCCTTAATATAATTATAGTGGTGATTACCATTGTAGCGGCCTCTATAGGTACACCGGCTATTCCAGGTGGTGGAGTGGTCATACTAGCCTCAGTTTTGGGCAATGCCGGTATCCCGGCAGAGGGGATCATCATCATCATTGGAGTGGAGAGGTTATTGGGAATGTTTCGTACAGCAGTAAATGTTACTGGTGATTTAGCCGCCTGCAAGGTGTTCAACAGATGGTATGCTTCAACTGAGACAAAGAATAGCAATGATACATGAGCTGGTAGGTCATATTGAAAACATTAAAGGTTATTTCCTGGAAGACAAGCGTATCATCAATTTTGTAGCCTATAGGCCAGGCAATACCGACTTGGAAATGATTGGTGAAAAAGTAGCTTTTTTGTCTCAAAATACTCAGGTGAAACCCGAGTCCCATGACAGCATTTGTGAAGCAATCATGCGGCTAGGCATAGATCAGATTATTTCTAAAGGGAATCCTTCACTAGTGACTAACATAGCTAAGGAAATATCCGAA
Coding sequences:
- a CDS encoding type II glyceraldehyde-3-phosphate dehydrogenase; this translates as MKKTKVAINGYGVIGKRVADAVALQNDMELVGICDMAADWRIKMAVGKGFPVFALYDVYKPKMIDSGIPVKGNLKDLITRSEIIIDCTPKGAVKRNIGLYQSAGLKFILQGGEKHELTGHSFSAENNYTSAIDRSSTRVVSCNTTSILRTLTPIKNAGLLKRARGTLLRRATDPWESHLGGIMNTLVPEKDIPSHQGPDVQTVDSDIDVITTAVKVPQTLSHLHYWNVQLTRKADKQEILDAFKESTRIQMIRYEDGLSANNAIKECMMAKGRPYGDMYEVALWEDMLKTEGDELFYAYVVDNQAIVIPETIDAIRALTGMETSAEISIEKTNTSLGIL
- a CDS encoding dicarboxylate/amino acid:cation symporter — encoded protein: MFDNEIKTLSSLNTYLKKLVEGRLWLKVVIALFAGVGFGLLLSPQNGWVGNETADTLGNYLALPGTLFLKLVQMIMIPLIIASIITGIASNNKESLKKLGGGVLIYFIATTSISVAIGAGLAILFQPGRYLHQQSVADHQVASENQVPEASFGLNSIPDAISNLLPENPLASMVSGEMLSIVIFTIIIGVAVLSLPHELLRPVKLLLSAIQEICMTVVRWAMLLVPVAVFGLMAQLTSSVGLSSLTGLGYYVLVVLLGLLMLVIIYLLLVGLLSKANPFQFLKKIIDVQLLAFSTTSSAAVMPLSLKTAEEKLNVDKTISNFIIPIGATVNMDGTALYQTITTLFIAQAYGLEMSLLNIIIVVITIVAASIGTPAIPGGGVVILASVLGNAGIPAEGIIIIIGVERLLGMFRTAVNVTGDLAACKVFNRWYASTETKNSNDT